Genomic segment of Pochonia chlamydosporia 170 chromosome 1, whole genome shotgun sequence:
ACTATCTCAAACTTGCCAGTGTaagtcttggccatcttAATGGCGGCTTCATTGCTCTCGCCACCAGTCGACAGAAAGAAGGCTTTATCAAGACCGGCTGGCAGAGCATTGCAAAGGCGATCTGCAAGAGAAATTACTGGAGGCGAGACCATTCCAGAGAAAAGGTGATCAAGTTGCATTGCATGATCTGTAATAACTTTCACAATTTCTGGAtgcccatggccaaggaggcATGACATTTGTCCGGATGTCCAGTCTAACACCTTATGGCCTGACGCAGTGTAGATGTACAGTCCATGACTGCCGGTGATGATATCATCTTCAAATTTGCTGCCGTAATCGAGAAGGTGTTTCTTCGACTTCGCCTTCAACTCTTTTTCATCGACATTTTGGTAtaatgttggtggtgtgtCGTCCTTGGAAAATACAGCTGCTGACTTGTTGGTCCGGTCCTCTGTGACGGCCCctggtgccattttgggtTATACAACAGGGTAGTAATTGTGAACTAAATATGTGGCAGTCACAATGTTGTGAGATTGCTCAAACTTGAATAGAAGGGTGATGGGTAAAGAAGGGATAGAGTGACAAGAAAGATTTGGAAGATCCAGACCGGTCTCGCCTTTTATCATCATTCGGTTCTTTAACATCAACAGTCAAGAGTACTTATCGGATCCACACATATCGTGAAGTTTCCCGCGGATAACTTTCGTGGGCAGtatgtggctgttgctgtagTGTCTCCGCTATGGTCCACCCTCCTTTTCGACCTCTTCACCATGAATTCTGTAGAGGATCCCAAAGGCTTGGGAAATACTGGTCCAGAATGGATGCATCGGGCATGACGAATTCCTGACCATCCATAGTGTTGCCACCTCCTTCAAAAGTAGCCACATCTGCCAATATTCTATCCACAATCTCTGAATGTTGTGCTAGGCAGATATCTGCCAGATCCCACTCATATCGCTTCTGTAAGCTGCGGAGGGTAGTTACCAGGTCTCGTGCAATTCGAAAGGAATTACTCTGTGCTAGACTTGCGAGAGAACTTTCTGTTTCTAATGCGCAACGTaagaggaagctgactgTTGCGGGAAAGGCAAATGCTGCAACTGGTAACCAGAAGCCCCCGAGTTGCTCGATTTGCAGTTCCTGTAGTAGAAGAAGTATTTCTTCCGCAGTGTGCCGAGCTTGCATGTAGCGGTTTGTAATTCTTTCCTCGTGATAGACGGACATGCGCTTGTCTGTTTCTAGTTCCATCCGCTGTAAGAGGAGTCTCGTTGTAAGATAAGCCAGACGGAGATTAGCAGCTCCCGGGACTTCTAGTCTAGATCCCCGAATGACTATAAGACGGCAACTTCTGGTCAACGACTCGACCCAGTTATTCAAAGCAAGCTCGAGGTTGGCTATGTTTGACGGCTTATTCTGGCCGATGGCATACACATGCTGCAGATGTTGGCCCAGGACGTCCGTTAGTCGTACTAGTGCTATGAATATAGAAGCCGTTCGCACTTTTTCCTCGCTGGAGTTATCCTGGCAAAGATGCTCAAGTGTCGGAAGTGGGACGTCATATTGCGCCCTCAAAATGTGTGGTGGTGTACCATGGGCCAAGCTCAGCCTATGTGGTGTCAGCAGAATAGCCGGATCTCAAAGCCTAAATGCAGCATACCACCTATCATGGAGCAACAGTGACCACCACAGTTTCATTCTCAGATATTTCTCAGACTGGGGTATCTTCCACGGTAGTGGATTCTGGTTGAGTCCAAGAGAATGCGCCATGGATACTGCCGACCCGAGGAGCACTCCGTTTCCGATGATGGACGTCGTTGGCCGCCCGCCTATATTGAGCAGAATGGCTCCAATAATAGACATTCCAGGCGATAGATAGAGTTCGGAATATGCTGCTTCGTTGGCAAGGTTCCAAATAAATCGGCTATCAGGACATTTATGGCGGCTGAGGTTTGGCGAATATCGCCAATACACTAAGGTGTGGGCATACAAACATGACAACAGCGCTGGTGAAATTCGGCTTTTGTCTTTGTAAAACTGGTCTCGGAATGACTGTTCGTCTAATAAGGGCAGACACCCATTGGCCTTGATGAAGTACCTGATTGATGTTTGCATGTGGATTTGAACTAGGTCTGGGGCAGAGAAGGGCATTACGTACTCGTTGATAATATCCTCAATAAAAGGCTCCAATATCTTTTCTATAATAAGCAACTTCTCCTCTGATGGGCTTTTATTCATAACCAACCCTACCGGGCGCTTTTGGACCATTGTAAACAGCACGGGCTGAGATCGACTAGCTGACTCTGGAATGACCATCCTCGTGCTCCTTGTACCACCGGGTATACCTGCGAGGTAATCTGATAATACTTGACTATCATTTGTCACTGCGGGTCCGACGATGTGCATGTTGTGGTGGTCCTCGTCGACGGAACCAAGCTCCAATGGTTCCTCGTCTTGTTGGCCGTCATCATCAAGGCCGCGGGAAACTGTCTCAACATCGGGAATGGCCCCAAGACTGGGCAGAAATGGTGCCGAACTCGGGCTTGGTAACGTTATTGAATGACTGCTCGAGTTCGAGACTTGATGTGAATGCGCTCGTGCTAAGGCCCTCGGACTGCATGGCCCCGCTGCGCTTTGGCGGCGTGTTGCTGAAGTGGTGGTTCTGCCCGTCTTTGCAACCTTCCTTCGACGATTTCGGCTTGGTTCATCACCAGATTCAAGCTCCGGAGCGTCTGGAAATATACACTCTGTGCGGTGAGCGCGACATGTTACGCAGGAGTCCGAGAATGCCTCTGTTTGACACCTGGACTTTCGTCGTCGACAAGGAAGACAAGCAGGCCGTAGATGAGAGCGATATGGCCGTTCGGGCTGGCCCTGCCGCAACATTACTTGCGGGTTATGCTGCTTTAGAGCTCTGCTGGAAGTATTTGCAAGACAAAAGTCATGAATTCCGAGGGCAAGTGGCAGTCGGCAATTCCAAATCGTTTCGTGATGGCCGGAAAACCACAAAATCGCAACGTTTGCCGCGGGAAAATGGCGTGGCTAAAGATGCGGTGGGCCATGTGGGATCTCTGGCAGCATCCTTTCTGCATTTACTGCGCCAAGGCCACTCGGTGACAAGATGGTACGACGATCCCAGCCCTTGCTACATGTTGAGAATTTGAAGTTTGAGTCTGATTTCAAGGTCGATGAGATTGGCCATATATTGCTGAATAGAGTATGTAGAGGAAGGTGCGTCTCATGGTCTTTCCCAAGTTGACTATATGTGCCCAGCCTATATGTACCTAAGCGCGTTTGAGTGGACTGGTCGCTCAGGAGCTGATCCCTGTGATTCACTAACAGGGACGGaccgccaccagaccaattCCAGCTTGCAAACaactccatgtcgtcttgttGCATTTCATTTTGCATTGATTGCGGAAGATTCCGTCTGTCGTTCTGAGTTCACAGGAAAGGGAAAGGCGCCATGAATCGCATCCGGTGACATACCCCAACCCACCACAACGAACAAACATCCCGGCTGATGCCTCACCCGGCAGTCGTATATGTGCAAAATGCGGGACAAGCGGGGGACAGTGCCATTAAATGCAATAGTTCCTGGCCAAGACAATAGGCTTTCTTTCGGGTGCAACTGCTTATGGCAGGGGAGCGCTCTGAGCCATGAGGCTAAATGATTACCTCTTATCGTCTCATCCTGGCTGGCGGTCTATAAGAGCAGGGAGGTTTCCTTACACCCTGCCTTCTCATTGAATGAACTTGCAAAAGCGCTCTCAATACCCCCAAAGTCCCTCAACCCAGCTCCGTTCAGAGTATCGTGTTTTTCCCCAGTGTGCTAACCAATCTGGAGTATGGGGTTGGAACAGTGGCGCGAAATGCCAAACGGCACATGTCAGCAAAAGCCACGACCATTTGAAAAGGTAAGGAGAAGGTTGGATAAATATTGGATTCAATTCCTCCTGTTTGACTAACTCGGAGAAAAGATCATAATAGTAGGAGCAGGACCAGCAGGATTACTACTCTCAATTCTGCTGGCCAGAAATCGCATACCATCAGTGGTACTAGAATCGTGGGACCGAGTCGATGAGAGACTACGAGCATCGCAATATGGTGTGCCCGCAACGAGAGTTTTCCGACGAGCCGGTATCCTCGATGATATTCGGTCCGCAAGCATATCACATTTTCCAACCATCTGTTGGCGCAACGTGCGGACTGGCGACGTTCTCACTGGGATCGATCTATCTGTGGTGAAAGACGATGAGGATCGTATGGCAGTGTTGCCACTCTGCGAAATCCTGCAAATTATGTTACGGCACTGCCGCGAAAAATATTCTGACTTCATAACCATACTTTTTAATCACAAAGTTGTGGACATCGGACAAGACTCCAAGAAAGCCGAGGCTGTAGTCGAGGTTGGCGGGGAAAGTGATGCCAAAACCACGACGATTTTTGAAGGAGATTACATCATTGGATGCGATGGAGGACAAAGCAGTGTACGAAAGATTCTTTTCCAAAGAAATTGGCCCGGCGAGACTTTCAACAGTCGCCTCGTCGTCCAAAACGTAAGTTTGTGGCTCCATACCCAGCTCCCTACACCGCAAAAGTTTGAGCGTCTGCATTATTTTGCCACTTAATTACCTGTGAATACATGCTGAAGCCCTACTTTAGTTATACTACAAAGGTTTCAAGGAACATGGTTGGGAAGGAGGCAATTACATGATCGACAACGAATTCTGGGGCCTCATCGCAAAGagagccaaagccaaagggCCAGAAGGGGATCTCTGGCGGGTAACATACGGTGACTCCGCCCCTAATCTATCAGATGCAGAATATATAAAACGCCGCGACCTAGCATTTAAGAAGCTACTGCCTGGACATCCAGATCCCAGTCAGTACAAGGTGACGCAGACGAACCTATTCCACATTCACAATCGATGCGTTGAGCGGATGCGTGTCGGCCGTGTTTTCCTTGCTGGCGATGCCGCTCATGTGTGCAATCCGTTTGGAGGATTCGGCTGTATGGCTGCGGTTTTGGATGTGGCTGGCCTTGCGGACTGTCTCATCGGGTATTATGAAGGCAAGGCCGATGAGGATATCCTTGACGCTTACGCAGAGATCCGAAGGGAGAAATTCTTGAAGTTTATCGACCGCCGATCAAGGAAGAATATGGATCGAGTTTCTAAAACAGACGCGGACACTGCCCTTGAGACGGATCCATTTCTGGCATTGCTCCAGGGCATGAAAGGTGACGTTGAGGAGACGAGGAGGTTTCTACTTGTACGTGTGCCAAGTCTGGGGAGACTACGAGTGAATGCTAACATCTGAAACAGAAAGTCAGCAGTATCGAATTCGACTTTACCACATTATACAAGACCCCCTTTGCATTGCCGATGAACTCGTAACTGGTGCGGATACTTTGGTTGTACGGCTGTGGTTAGTAAGTGTAGCGACTATAATAAGTTCAATAAGAAGTAGTACATTTACGTCACGTCTTCGACTCGCATTGCACTCTAAACTTTGCCTTTCTATATCGTCATGTTGTATTTAGTAACGAAGGCTGACTTGCGGCATCTCCTTTTGTGTTCTATACCTTAGACATGGTCTTGTTCTGGAATGCTGAACTTTGAAGATCTAGCTCGGAGCTCGCTTGTACGGGAAACTGAGCAACAGAATTTGATCGTCTGTGCTAAATTTGTTCCAATAAATTTAGCTCAGTTTCTCTTCGTCATTCCCCTTAGTTTCTACACAGGATCTTTTTTGGTGGCTCTAACATCAACAGTTGAGCGGCAATGCGGTCAAGGACATGCAGCCGACCCATCACGACCCTCCCTGCTGATCAGTTACACATTCCAACGAAATGCTGGAATCACCACTTTCCATAGCCCAACTGAGACAAACGGAAGACAAGTTCCCGCGATTCGACCTACCAGAATACTAATTGCGCATTGCAATAACGTGGCCCAACCAGTCCACGCGAGCCGGCGTAATCTATAAAGACATGCCACAAGTCACATTAGGGGGCCATTGCGAGCGAATGACTTCACTCGCGCCATCAATACATACACTTCGAAACGCTACGACTTACCGATCGCCACCATATTCTACTTCATAAAAAAAATGAAGTTCTGCCACGCTGCCCTGCTTGCTTGCGTCTCCAGTGTCTTGGCTGCACCCACCACGGCCAACATCCCGGCTACAAATGAGAAGACGATTTCTGGCACGGCTGCAGAGAACCTGGATATCCCGACGATACTCCAAGGTATCTTCGGGCCAGGAGGAATCGGGCCCAAGAACGGAACGAAACCCGGCATTCCTTCCAAGCCAGGTCCAAAGGGCGGTCTTCTTGACAGCCTCGGTATCAACATCCCTGATATTCTGAAGGAGATTGCGGAGCTGCAGAAATCAGGTGCTCTTCAAGGACTCACTGGTGTTGTCGGTGGTGCTGTACCGGGTGCACAGGGAGCGACTGGTGCGGTTACTGGTGCTCTCAACGgagttgctggtggtgtcaagcCTCCGGCTGTGTAGGAGCCGCTGGGTTGGCAGAGGTGAACAACACATGGATCATGTTGATATAACTGGAGGCATAGATGGGGGCAGGGGCGAGAACAGCTTCACAAACACCGGCCCACTGTGTTTAACGTCATGGACCTTCGGTGATGGAAAAACGAAGATAGTGCGGGCGAAAGTCTATTTGATCTGATGAGTTTTCCTGTTGGAGTCTGTTGGAGTCTGTTGGAGTCTGTTGGAGTCTGTTGGAGTCTGTTGGAGTGAGGCAATCTaagccaagacaaagccATGACCTTTGTGGTGCTCGATGGGTAACTTGAATTCCAGACTAAATTCCCTCGTCATTTTCCGTACTAAGTTCAATATATTGGCCAATTCTTAATGTGTCAAGAATGTGGCTTTCTGCAAGCCCATTCAACGATTCGTCCAAGAACGAGACGTCAGTTAGCTGGTTacaaacagccaacatgagATTTGTGTTTGTAGTACCTGAGAAGACAGGAGGGATTCTTGTAGTAACATGTAAAAAATTTTGAGACAGCAATCTGGGGTATTTCCACCAAACGGGGAATTCTAAGCCTCGACATCCTTAATCACAGCGTATCTTCACGTTGGTTAATACAAGAGGTCTTACAACATAACACCCCTGTTGTTCAAATACCCTTCCTGTCTCAGCAGTTGACACGTTGACTTCCAATTTAAATCCCGCAAAAGTCCCTTCGTCGTAGATGTTGAGCACCGAAGTTGCGCGATAGAGCCGCTGCACGTTAATCGTCATTGAGCGGGACACGGCCATGTGACTTCCGATGCCTTCGTCTAGCAATCCTTCTAGTTTCACCGGTTTCTTCAGAGACCGTGCCTAACTCGGTTTTCAATCAGGCGACGCTCACCGTGATAGTGATGATCCCGCGTCTGTGTCGTGGGTACCATGAAAGTATGCCGTGAATGCTCTGACGAGGAGGCTACTAGGACAAGTCTCGCCTTTGGTGATGGATTTGCGTTTCGCATCACGATATGCGGCTGTCCTCGAGAATTTAATGCTTCTGAAGAATATGCATTTCAAGCGCGATCCATTCTTGCACTTCACACATCATGGACACGATTTCGGATGTTCCCATAACAAAtgatcttgtccttgttgaaGCACCCAGTTGCGAAGACTATTACCCACAGAAAGTTGTGCATCTGATATCGGGgtaaaaagagaaaaagcgGCAAGCCATAGCTCATGGAATATTCTATACCTTGTTGGATTATGCTGGCAAAGTCACACATCTGTCTCACATGAAGGAAGTGTAGTTGACGAAATTGCCTTTGACACCCAGCGGATCTGGGGAAGTTTGTGAACCAACCGGTACTCCAACAGTGCGTCATTCCACTTGACCAGGATCCGTAAGTTGTGGCGTCGATGGCATAATCGTGGGAGACAAGCTCTGATCCTATGGTGGCTATTGTGGTGAGTCCGAAATGATGAGGTGTGACACAGTGAAGCCTTAGACAAGTGCTACTCCTGTGGGAGCTGGCTTAtgctgctgtctggtgcaatgGGGTCAAAAGCGTGGTCTAAAGTGTTAAAAGGCCAGACGAAAGAACCATCGTGTATCACGCTGTACATCAAGGCATATTGAGATAGGTTAATGTATGCTTACTAGATGAGGGCAAATCCTTTTCGCCACAGACCGTGGATGGCATCATGGATGTCGGTGAAGATTTTGAATGACACGACGACTGCAAAGCCTCCAACATAGCCTCCAACATGGCAAGGCAACTAATGGACCGATAAGCCTGTCTTGGCCTGCAAAAAGATGTCGACGgtcagatgtctggtgtctcagACGGCTTGGGAGACAGCTCGGCTCGTCAGTCAAGAAGAGTCCTGTATGATGGTCGAGTGCCCGGCAATGCCACACTAACCACAATCGTTATTGTTCCCCATCTGGCCAGGAAGGTCTGGTGTCATATGTGGCGGATTGTAGCTGGTCATTCGAGTCGTCTGAGGCATCTTTGCAGTCCA
This window contains:
- a CDS encoding monooxygenase (similar to Metarhizium acridum CQMa 102 XP_007811082.1), yielding MPNGTCQQKPRPFEKIIIVGAGPAGLLLSILLARNRIPSVVLESWDRVDERLRASQYGVPATRVFRRAGILDDIRSASISHFPTICWRNVRTGDVLTGIDLSVVKDDEDRMAVLPLCEILQIMLRHCREKYSDFITILFNHKVVDIGQDSKKAEAVVEVGGESDAKTTTIFEGDYIIGCDGGQSSVRKILFQRNWPGETFNSRLVVQNLYYKGFKEHGWEGGNYMIDNEFWGLIAKRAKAKGPEGDLWRVTYGDSAPNLSDAEYIKRRDLAFKKLLPGHPDPSQYKVTQTNLFHIHNRCVERMRVGRVFLAGDAAHVCNPFGGFGCMAAVLDVAGLADCLIGYYEGKADEDILDAYAEIRREKFLKFIDRRSRKNMDRVSKTDADTALETDPFLALLQGMKGDVEETRRFLLKVSSIEFDFTTLYKTPFALPMNS
- a CDS encoding N-terminal binuclear Zn cluster-containing/DNA binding domain-containing protein (similar to Trichoderma reesei QM6a XP_006965203.1) is translated as MHIVGPAVTNDSQVLSDYLAGIPGGTRSTRMVIPESASRSQPVLFTMVQKRPVGLVMNKSPSEEKLLIIEKILEPFIEDIINEYVMPFSAPDLVQIHMQTSIRYFIKANGCLPLLDEQSFRDQFYKDKSRISPALLSCLYAHTLVYWRYSPNLSRHKCPDSRFIWNLANEAAYSELYLSPGMSIIGAILLNIGGRPTTSIIGNGVLLGSAVSMAHSLGLNQNPLPWKIPQSEKYLRMKLWWSLLLHDRWLSLAHGTPPHILRAQYDVPLPTLEHLCQDNSSEEKVRTASIFIALVRLTDVLGQHLQHVYAIGQNKPSNIANLELALNNWVESLTRSCRLIVIRGSRLEVPGAANLRLAYLTTRLLLQRMELETDKRMSVYHEERITNRYMQARHTAEEILLLLQELQIEQLGGFWLPVAAFAFPATVSFLLRCALETESSLASLAQSNSFRIARDLVTTLRSLQKRYEWDLADICLAQHSEIVDRILADVATFEGGGNTMDGQEFVMPDASILDQYFPSLWDPLQNSW